One part of the Thermococcus radiotolerans genome encodes these proteins:
- a CDS encoding Lrp/AsnC family transcriptional regulator gives MPGIDEKDREILRILRKEGRITLTELGKRVGLSPASVKNRVEKLEKLGAIKGYSAIVDPAFLDEYVQAFFELRLAIDDHTIDQILMKIARMEEVQSLYRRSGERQILVRASFHDTDEVKAFAGRLKRFFGKNLERVEVTLIIDTFKENWVSGEIERR, from the coding sequence ATGCCGGGAATAGACGAGAAGGACAGGGAGATACTCCGAATCCTTCGGAAGGAGGGCAGAATAACCCTAACCGAGCTCGGGAAGAGGGTTGGCCTATCCCCGGCGAGCGTGAAGAACAGGGTCGAAAAGCTGGAGAAGCTCGGGGCCATTAAGGGCTACTCCGCCATCGTTGACCCGGCTTTCCTCGATGAATACGTCCAAGCGTTCTTTGAGTTGCGCCTGGCCATAGACGACCACACGATCGACCAGATTCTGATGAAGATTGCTCGCATGGAGGAGGTTCAGAGCCTCTACCGGCGCAGCGGTGAGAGGCAGATACTCGTGAGGGCGAGCTTCCACGACACGGATGAGGTCAAGGCCTTCGCGGGAAGGCTCAAACGGTTCTTCGGCAAAAACCTCGAGCGGGTGGAGGTTACGCTCATAATAGACACCTTCAAGGAGAACTGGGTGTCTGGGGAGATTGAGAGGCGCTGA